From the Alloalcanivorax dieselolei B5 genome, one window contains:
- a CDS encoding efflux RND transporter periplasmic adaptor subunit → MADNKEGGRWRAYLFTALLVAAAAVAVWYLWRHYFEDVWTRDARVRAVVVSVAPDVSGAIQSLKVVDNQYVEEGQTLLLVDPRRYQLALDQARAEVAHRRQELNLLSREASRRRSLGRAISQEEREEADNKAALARADLQAAEAAMARAELDLARSEVKAPVAGFVTHLLAHTGDYAQIGQPVVTLVDDQSFWVEAYLKETQVHQIRVGDVARIHLLGAGKALTGKVTGIGRGIANSNAVTADKGLPSVAPTFEWVRLAQRIPVRVEFDEIPETLLLSAGMTASVQVLPEKTQTR, encoded by the coding sequence ATGGCTGATAATAAGGAAGGCGGTCGCTGGCGCGCTTATCTGTTCACCGCGCTGCTGGTGGCGGCCGCGGCGGTGGCGGTGTGGTATCTGTGGCGCCACTATTTCGAGGATGTCTGGACCCGGGATGCCCGGGTGCGTGCGGTGGTGGTGAGCGTGGCCCCGGATGTGTCCGGAGCGATCCAGTCCCTGAAGGTGGTGGATAATCAGTACGTGGAGGAGGGTCAAACCCTTCTGCTGGTGGATCCGCGCCGTTATCAACTGGCGCTGGATCAGGCCCGGGCGGAGGTGGCGCACCGGCGCCAGGAACTGAATCTGCTGTCCCGGGAGGCCAGCCGCCGCCGCAGTCTCGGGCGCGCCATTTCCCAGGAGGAACGGGAGGAAGCGGATAACAAGGCGGCCTTGGCGCGGGCCGATCTGCAAGCGGCGGAGGCGGCTATGGCACGGGCGGAGCTGGATCTGGCGCGCAGCGAGGTAAAGGCGCCAGTGGCCGGCTTTGTCACCCATTTGCTGGCGCATACCGGCGATTACGCCCAGATCGGGCAGCCGGTGGTGACACTGGTGGATGACCAGTCGTTCTGGGTCGAGGCCTATCTGAAGGAAACCCAGGTGCATCAGATTAGGGTGGGGGATGTGGCCCGTATCCATCTGCTGGGCGCGGGCAAGGCGCTGACCGGCAAGGTCACCGGCATCGGTCGCGGTATCGCCAACAGCAACGCGGTGACGGCGGACAAGGGACTGCCTTCGGTGGCGCCGACCTTCGAGTGGGTAAGGCTGGCGCAGCGGATTCCGGTGCGGGTGGAGTTCGATGAGATCCCGGAAACGCTGCTGCTCAGTGCCGGCATGACCGCCAGCGTGCAGGTGTTGCCGGAAAAGACGCAGACACGCTGA
- a CDS encoding DUF1656 domain-containing protein, which produces MLYEIELGGVLLPPLVPQVLLALLLFLPVHGLISRFDGYRYLWHPALAGFCVFLIVLALVMGAWLSLGSMHG; this is translated from the coding sequence ATGCTGTATGAGATTGAGCTGGGCGGCGTGTTGCTGCCGCCCTTGGTGCCGCAGGTGCTGCTGGCCCTGCTGTTGTTTCTGCCGGTGCACGGCCTGATCAGTCGTTTTGATGGCTACCGGTACCTTTGGCATCCGGCCCTGGCCGGATTCTGCGTGTTCTTGATCGTGCTCGCCCTGGTGATGGGGGCGTGGCTGTCGCTGGGGAGTATGCATGGCTGA
- a CDS encoding FUSC family protein: protein MILAVPAFIRESGRKEWHFAVRTFAAGMLALYLALLLGLDQPQWALMTVYIVAQPLGGMVIAKGLSRLVGTVLGAAMALMLVGGFAQQPLLFFIAIGAWLALCTYLANLLRNFRSYAFVLSGYTALIIGLPALSQPDQMFTVAVARVTEIGLGILCASAASVLIWPRSAATAYLHRCRQQLRDLIALVADTAGGRADNRTLQQRRRELIASGMALEALRENALFDSQQLRRRAGLCRRLGHEMLALISSVGPLGTYVNRYASVHQQDRLDELLRGMSELDGELDPESLRVCLSGLHDQARDLARGLRKEAVGDNEHRFHALQLALEHCGELCDRLRSSVVLYAMLSDQALTQSWRSGTSRLHLDHGQALRSAARTAIAIAAALSLWFWSAAPLDQGTLMVIQTGVVCALFSTRDDPLKAVSGFLKGASLAAVLATLYRLVLLPGTEGFAALVLWLAPVYLLAGLAMTRLPSMAMGTATVIFFPILLDLGPQQDFSALPLFNNMLGLAMGLILPVLAFLLIWPGDDAATARNRLCRDLCRTLGRWPMYRRRPRHEMETVLYDRIARTLPRLSPENEKDGELLHGAMAAVTLGLGLLFLDALCRRGVPDPIRLALTRLIRDTQRVLRDGDEARWRQLSADTERVLRQCQQAYNKAEGEGQRRRLVRAVVRLRMQINMIGNYGGFFLAGSGAGRWQGLETAHAV, encoded by the coding sequence ATGATCTTGGCGGTGCCGGCGTTCATACGCGAATCCGGGCGCAAGGAGTGGCACTTCGCCGTGCGGACTTTTGCCGCCGGCATGCTGGCACTGTATCTGGCGCTGCTGTTGGGGCTGGATCAGCCCCAGTGGGCGCTGATGACGGTGTACATCGTCGCCCAGCCGCTGGGCGGCATGGTGATCGCCAAGGGGTTGTCACGGCTGGTGGGCACGGTGCTGGGCGCGGCGATGGCGCTGATGTTGGTGGGCGGGTTCGCGCAGCAGCCGCTACTCTTCTTTATCGCCATCGGGGCCTGGCTGGCCCTGTGTACCTACCTGGCCAATCTGCTGCGCAACTTCCGCTCCTACGCCTTCGTGCTTTCCGGTTACACCGCGCTGATCATTGGTTTGCCGGCCCTGTCGCAGCCGGACCAGATGTTCACCGTGGCGGTGGCCCGGGTCACCGAGATCGGCCTTGGCATCCTCTGTGCTTCCGCCGCCAGTGTGCTGATCTGGCCCCGTTCCGCCGCCACCGCCTACTTGCACCGGTGTCGGCAGCAACTGCGGGATTTGATCGCACTGGTGGCGGACACCGCCGGCGGTCGCGCGGACAATCGCACCCTGCAGCAGCGCCGGCGCGAACTGATCGCCAGCGGCATGGCACTGGAAGCCCTGCGTGAGAATGCTCTGTTCGACTCCCAACAGCTGCGGCGGCGGGCCGGGCTGTGCCGCCGCCTCGGTCACGAGATGCTGGCGCTGATTTCCTCGGTGGGGCCGTTGGGAACCTACGTCAATCGTTATGCCTCGGTGCATCAGCAGGACCGCCTCGACGAGTTGCTGCGTGGCATGTCGGAGCTGGATGGCGAACTGGATCCGGAAAGCCTGCGGGTGTGTCTCTCCGGACTCCACGACCAGGCCCGGGATCTGGCCCGCGGTCTGCGCAAGGAGGCGGTGGGCGACAACGAACACCGCTTCCATGCCTTGCAACTGGCACTGGAACACTGCGGCGAGCTGTGCGATCGCCTGCGCTCCAGTGTCGTGCTTTACGCCATGCTCAGCGATCAGGCCCTGACGCAGTCGTGGCGCTCCGGCACGTCACGATTGCACCTGGATCACGGCCAGGCGTTGCGCAGCGCCGCGCGTACCGCGATTGCCATCGCCGCGGCCCTGAGCCTGTGGTTCTGGAGCGCCGCGCCACTGGATCAAGGCACTTTGATGGTGATCCAGACCGGGGTGGTCTGCGCGCTGTTCTCCACCCGGGACGATCCGCTCAAGGCGGTGTCCGGGTTCCTCAAGGGGGCGTCCCTGGCGGCGGTATTGGCCACGCTTTATCGTCTGGTTCTGCTGCCGGGCACGGAAGGCTTCGCCGCTCTGGTACTGTGGCTGGCGCCGGTGTATCTGCTGGCCGGTCTGGCCATGACGCGGTTGCCGAGCATGGCCATGGGGACCGCCACCGTGATCTTTTTCCCGATCCTGCTGGATCTCGGGCCGCAACAGGACTTCTCGGCTCTGCCGCTGTTTAACAACATGCTCGGGCTGGCGATGGGGTTAATATTGCCGGTGCTGGCATTTCTGCTGATCTGGCCCGGCGATGACGCGGCCACCGCTCGCAACCGGCTGTGCCGGGATCTGTGCCGCACCCTCGGGCGCTGGCCCATGTACCGCCGCCGCCCCCGTCACGAAATGGAAACCGTACTGTACGATCGCATTGCCCGAACCCTGCCGCGACTGAGCCCGGAGAACGAAAAGGACGGGGAATTGCTGCACGGCGCCATGGCGGCGGTGACGCTGGGGCTGGGGTTGCTGTTTCTCGACGCCCTGTGTCGGCGCGGTGTGCCCGATCCGATCCGGCTCGCTCTGACGCGGCTGATCCGGGATACCCAGAGAGTGTTGAGAGACGGTGACGAGGCCCGTTGGCGGCAATTATCGGCGGACACCGAGCGGGTATTACGGCAGTGCCAGCAGGCCTATAACAAAGCGGAAGGCGAGGGTCAGCGGCGCCGGCTGGTGCGGGCGGTGGTGCGCCTGCGTATGCAGATCAATATGATCGGTAACTACGGCGGCTTTTTCCTGGCCGGGTCCGGAGCCGGTCGCTGGCAGGGGTTGGAGACAGCACATGCTGTATGA
- a CDS encoding YegP family protein yields the protein MAGKFELDKASNGQFIFRLKAANGQVILGSEQYTTKEACKNGIESVQTNAAKDERYQRKEAKDGRHYFNLLAGNHQVIGTSQMYKDTGGMENGIDSVKSNAPGAAVDDLTD from the coding sequence ATGGCAGGAAAGTTTGAACTGGATAAAGCCAGCAATGGACAATTCATCTTCCGGCTGAAAGCCGCCAACGGTCAGGTCATTCTCGGCAGCGAGCAGTACACCACCAAGGAGGCCTGCAAGAACGGCATCGAGTCGGTGCAGACCAACGCCGCCAAGGATGAGCGTTATCAACGCAAGGAAGCCAAGGATGGCCGGCATTACTTCAATCTGCTGGCCGGCAACCATCAGGTCATCGGCACCAGCCAGATGTACAAGGACACCGGTGGCATGGAAAACGGTATCGACTCGGTGAAGAGCAACGCTCCGGGCGCCGCCGTGGACGATCTTACCGACTGA
- a CDS encoding glutamine--tRNA ligase/YqeY domain fusion protein, with protein sequence MSDVKAPSNFIRQIIDRDLAEGKNDGQVVTRFPPEPNGYLHIGHAKSICLNFGIAESYGGACHLRFDDTNPEKEEEEYIVSIQRDVEWLGFQWAGPVRFASGYFDQLYQYALQLIDKGLAYVDTQSPEQIAEMRGNYNRPGQNSPHRERSVEENRALFERMRDGGFEEGEAVLRARIDMASANINLRDPILYRVRKKAHHQTGDKWVIYPMYDFTHPLSDAIEGITHSLCTLEFEDHRPLYDWLVEHVEVSARPRQYEFARLNLNYTVTSKRRLKQLVDEGHVAGWDDPRMPTLSGLRRRGFTPASIRGFCENLGVSRADSVIDMSILEDSVRDDLNQHAPRAFCVLNPLKLVIRNWPEDKTEWLQAPVHPQNETMGTRQMPLTREVYIDREDFREEANKKYKRLVLGDRVRLRYGYVVRADEVVRDDAGEIIEIHCSYDPDTLGKNPENDEGQGKLRGVIHWVSAPLGLPCQVRLYDRLFKVPMPTRVGEGEDFLDHINEASLQVLDHCVVEPGLKGVLPETRYQFEREGYFCVDTDSDENGLIFNRTVGLRESWPREA encoded by the coding sequence ATGAGTGACGTGAAAGCGCCCAGTAATTTTATCAGACAGATCATCGATCGTGACCTCGCCGAAGGTAAAAACGACGGCCAGGTGGTCACCCGGTTCCCACCGGAACCCAATGGCTACCTGCATATTGGTCACGCCAAGTCCATCTGCCTGAATTTCGGTATCGCCGAAAGCTATGGTGGCGCCTGCCATCTGCGCTTCGACGACACCAATCCGGAGAAGGAAGAGGAGGAGTACATTGTCTCCATCCAGCGGGACGTGGAATGGCTCGGGTTCCAGTGGGCCGGACCGGTGCGTTTCGCCAGTGGCTATTTTGATCAACTGTATCAATATGCGCTGCAGTTGATCGACAAGGGCCTGGCCTATGTGGACACCCAGAGCCCGGAGCAAATCGCGGAAATGCGCGGTAACTACAACCGGCCGGGCCAGAACAGCCCGCACCGGGAGCGGTCCGTGGAAGAGAACCGGGCCTTGTTCGAGCGCATGAGGGACGGCGGCTTCGAGGAGGGCGAGGCGGTGTTGCGGGCCAGGATCGACATGGCCAGCGCCAACATCAACCTGCGTGACCCGATCCTGTACCGGGTGCGCAAAAAAGCGCACCACCAGACCGGTGACAAGTGGGTGATCTACCCGATGTACGACTTTACCCACCCGCTGTCGGACGCCATCGAGGGCATCACGCACAGTCTCTGCACCTTGGAGTTCGAGGATCACCGCCCCTTGTACGACTGGCTGGTGGAACACGTGGAAGTGTCCGCGCGGCCCCGGCAATACGAATTCGCCCGGCTCAACCTCAATTACACCGTGACCAGCAAGCGTCGCCTCAAACAACTGGTGGACGAAGGCCACGTGGCCGGTTGGGACGATCCGCGCATGCCCACGCTCAGCGGCCTGCGCCGCCGTGGTTTCACGCCGGCCTCGATCCGCGGGTTCTGCGAGAATCTGGGTGTCAGCCGCGCGGACTCGGTGATCGACATGTCGATCCTGGAAGACTCGGTGCGCGATGACCTCAATCAGCACGCGCCCAGGGCTTTCTGTGTGCTCAATCCGCTCAAACTGGTGATCCGCAACTGGCCCGAAGACAAGACCGAGTGGCTGCAGGCGCCGGTGCATCCACAAAACGAGACCATGGGCACCCGGCAAATGCCGTTGACCCGCGAGGTCTATATCGATCGCGAAGACTTCCGCGAAGAAGCCAACAAGAAGTACAAGCGGTTGGTGCTCGGGGATCGGGTGCGGTTGCGCTATGGCTATGTGGTGCGCGCCGACGAGGTGGTGCGCGACGATGCCGGGGAGATCATCGAGATCCACTGCAGCTATGATCCGGACACGCTTGGCAAGAATCCGGAGAACGATGAAGGGCAGGGCAAACTGCGTGGGGTGATCCACTGGGTCAGTGCTCCTCTGGGGCTGCCGTGTCAGGTTCGTCTGTACGACCGTCTGTTCAAGGTGCCGATGCCGACCCGGGTGGGTGAGGGCGAGGACTTTCTTGATCACATCAACGAAGCGTCCCTGCAGGTGCTGGACCACTGCGTGGTGGAGCCGGGCCTCAAGGGGGTACTGCCGGAAACCCGTTACCAGTTCGAGCGGGAAGGGTACTTCTGCGTGGACACGGACAGCGATGAGAATGGTCTGATCTTCAATCGCACCGTGGGGTTGCGCGAATCCTGGCCTCGCGAGGCCTGA
- a CDS encoding peptidylprolyl isomerase encodes MKVVLTTTYGKITLQLDSERAPKTTENFLSYVREGFYDGTIFHRVIGNFMIQGGGFTTQMEQKPTQATIENEAANGLSNEIGTIAMARTSDPHSATAQFFINVADNHFLDQARSPDGWGYAVFGKVVEGMETVEKIKEVPTGRSGFHQDVPQDPVLIESAQVIED; translated from the coding sequence ATGAAAGTGGTGCTGACGACCACCTACGGCAAGATCACTCTGCAATTGGATAGCGAACGTGCGCCGAAAACCACGGAAAACTTCCTGTCTTATGTGCGGGAAGGCTTCTATGACGGCACCATTTTCCATCGCGTCATCGGCAACTTCATGATCCAGGGCGGCGGTTTCACCACGCAAATGGAACAAAAACCGACCCAGGCGACGATCGAGAACGAAGCCGCCAACGGCCTCTCCAACGAGATCGGCACCATCGCCATGGCGCGCACCTCCGATCCGCACTCCGCCACCGCTCAGTTTTTCATCAACGTGGCGGACAACCACTTTCTGGACCAGGCCCGCTCCCCGGACGGCTGGGGCTACGCGGTGTTCGGCAAGGTAGTGGAAGGCATGGAAACCGTGGAGAAGATCAAGGAAGTACCCACCGGCCGCAGCGGTTTCCATCAGGACGTGCCGCAGGATCCGGTGCTGATCGAATCCGCCCAAGTCATCGAGGACTGA
- a CDS encoding peptidylprolyl isomerase — protein MRLLIALSALLISSLTWAANPQVRLQTSMGNITIELFAEQAPETVKNILRYVDEGFYDGTVFHRVVPGFVIQGGGFDRDLQQKKTHAPIRNEADNGLKNERGTLSMARTSNPDSGTSQFFVNLKDNAMLDHTAPTPRGWGYAVFGKVVDGMDTVDRIAKVRTGAGRLNGAHSVRDVPSTPVIIERAMRLDEDGQAD, from the coding sequence ATGCGTCTGCTGATCGCTCTGTCCGCCCTGCTGATAAGCTCCCTGACCTGGGCCGCCAACCCTCAGGTGCGCCTGCAGACCTCCATGGGCAACATCACCATCGAGCTGTTCGCGGAACAGGCGCCTGAAACGGTGAAGAACATTCTGCGCTATGTGGACGAGGGCTTCTACGACGGCACCGTGTTTCACCGCGTGGTGCCGGGATTCGTGATCCAGGGCGGCGGTTTTGACCGCGATCTGCAGCAAAAGAAGACCCACGCTCCGATCAGGAATGAAGCGGACAACGGTCTGAAGAATGAGCGCGGCACCCTGTCCATGGCACGCACTTCCAACCCCGATTCCGGCACCTCCCAGTTCTTCGTCAACCTCAAGGACAATGCCATGCTTGATCACACCGCCCCGACCCCGCGCGGCTGGGGCTACGCAGTGTTCGGTAAGGTGGTGGACGGCATGGACACGGTGGACCGGATCGCCAAGGTGCGCACCGGCGCCGGCCGCCTCAACGGCGCCCACAGCGTCCGCGACGTGCCCAGCACCCCGGTGATCATCGAGCGGGCGATGCGCCTGGATGAAGACGGCCAGGCCGACTGA
- a CDS encoding UDP-2,3-diacylglucosamine diphosphatase — protein sequence MSYTLFISDLHLDPARPEHLAALERLLEEHAGKADALYVLGDLFEAWIGDDDDAPFNRQAIDAFRRFSDTGSGLYFMHGNRDFLLGDQFAAQCGGRLLDEGTVVDLYGTRALLMHGDSLCTLDTAYQQFRTLARNPQWQQAMLAKPLEERRAIAQGMRMQSQGNNANKAENIMDVTPEEVIRVMDEAGVKHLIHGHTHRPDVHEVPLSGGTGTRWVLGDWGDLGWWIIADETGLRLESWELSRDS from the coding sequence ATGAGCTATACGCTGTTTATCTCCGATCTGCATCTGGACCCGGCACGGCCGGAGCATCTGGCCGCCCTGGAACGCTTGCTGGAAGAGCACGCCGGCAAGGCCGACGCCCTGTATGTGCTCGGCGATCTGTTCGAGGCCTGGATCGGCGACGACGACGATGCCCCCTTCAACCGCCAGGCCATCGACGCCTTCCGCCGCTTCAGCGACACTGGCAGCGGTCTCTATTTCATGCACGGCAATCGCGACTTCCTGCTGGGCGACCAGTTCGCCGCCCAGTGTGGTGGCCGGCTGCTGGATGAAGGCACCGTGGTGGATCTGTACGGAACCCGCGCCCTGCTCATGCACGGCGACAGCCTGTGCACCCTGGATACGGCCTATCAGCAGTTCCGGACGCTGGCCCGCAATCCGCAATGGCAGCAGGCAATGCTGGCCAAGCCCCTGGAAGAACGCCGCGCCATCGCCCAGGGCATGCGCATGCAGAGCCAGGGCAACAACGCCAACAAAGCCGAGAACATCATGGACGTGACCCCGGAGGAAGTGATCCGGGTGATGGATGAGGCCGGCGTCAAACACCTGATCCACGGCCACACCCACCGCCCTGATGTCCATGAGGTTCCCCTCTCCGGCGGCACCGGCACCCGCTGGGTACTCGGCGACTGGGGCGACCTGGGCTGGTGGATCATTGCCGACGAGACGGGACTGCGGCTGGAAAGCTGGGAACTCAGTAGAGATAGTTGA
- the miaE gene encoding tRNA-(ms[2]io[6]A)-hydroxylase, translating into MTDISALQAFLPCATPRAWIDWALENPDLLMIDHAHCEKKAASTALNLMFRYVDRPELLDALSQLAREELLHFEQVVKMMRERGVRYDHLSPSRYAQGLRRHVRTSEPGRLVDTLIIGALIEARSCERFAALAPHVDEELGRYYRYLLKSESRHFEDYLDLARRYSDTDIEDRMAFFKEKERALIEEPDEAFRFHSGVPE; encoded by the coding sequence ATGACCGATATTTCCGCCCTGCAAGCCTTTCTGCCTTGTGCCACGCCCCGGGCCTGGATCGACTGGGCGCTGGAAAACCCCGATCTGCTGATGATCGACCACGCCCACTGCGAGAAAAAGGCGGCGTCCACGGCGCTCAACCTGATGTTCCGCTATGTGGACCGGCCGGAACTGCTGGATGCCTTGAGTCAGTTGGCCAGGGAGGAACTGCTGCATTTCGAACAGGTGGTGAAAATGATGCGCGAGCGCGGCGTGCGTTATGACCACCTGTCGCCGTCACGCTACGCTCAGGGGTTGCGCCGTCATGTGCGCACCAGTGAGCCCGGGCGACTGGTGGACACCCTGATCATCGGCGCCCTGATCGAAGCCCGCTCCTGCGAGCGCTTCGCCGCGCTGGCCCCCCATGTGGACGAGGAACTGGGCCGCTACTACCGCTACCTGCTGAAAAGCGAATCCCGTCATTTCGAGGATTACCTCGACCTCGCCCGCCGCTACAGCGACACGGACATCGAGGACCGGATGGCGTTCTTTAAGGAGAAGGAAAGGGCGTTAATCGAGGAGCCGGATGAGGCCTTCCGCTTTCATTCCGGAGTACCGGAATGA
- a CDS encoding lysophospholipid acyltransferase family protein — protein MGRRTNPRIQKLKGNLAVAGLRLLGLLPFSLNRALATAVGRLLAALPTEARRVTRINLSLCLPNQPNPDQLARDSLVETVKNTFEIALFWRRPEEGLDRVVSVDGDGPLREAVDAGQPVLILAPHIGCWEVLNFWLARDFPLHVMFAPSGMAEVDDLIKQGREHFGSTMYPASARGVAGLVRAMRKGAMTAILPDQVADRRSGRFAPFFGQPAYTGTLSCKLVQQTGARVFMAWARRLPGTGGFEIRVRPAHQDIHDSDLDHALKAMNQSIEALILEEPSQYLWSYKRFRRQPPGGTLPY, from the coding sequence ATGGGACGTCGAACCAATCCACGCATACAAAAACTGAAAGGGAATCTGGCGGTGGCCGGATTGCGCCTGCTCGGCCTGCTGCCTTTCAGCCTGAACCGGGCGCTCGCCACCGCCGTGGGCCGCCTGCTCGCCGCCCTGCCCACCGAGGCCCGGCGCGTCACCCGCATCAATTTATCGCTGTGTCTGCCGAATCAGCCGAACCCGGATCAACTGGCCAGGGATTCCCTGGTGGAAACGGTGAAGAACACGTTCGAGATCGCCCTGTTCTGGCGTCGCCCGGAGGAAGGCCTGGACCGGGTGGTGTCGGTGGATGGCGACGGCCCGCTGCGCGAAGCGGTGGACGCCGGTCAGCCGGTACTGATCCTGGCACCGCATATCGGCTGCTGGGAGGTGCTGAATTTCTGGCTGGCGCGGGATTTCCCACTGCATGTGATGTTCGCCCCTTCCGGCATGGCCGAGGTGGACGATCTGATCAAGCAGGGCCGCGAGCATTTCGGTTCCACCATGTACCCGGCCAGCGCCCGTGGTGTCGCCGGTCTGGTACGGGCCATGCGCAAAGGGGCAATGACCGCGATTCTGCCGGATCAGGTGGCGGACCGCCGCAGCGGCCGGTTCGCGCCGTTTTTCGGCCAGCCCGCCTACACCGGCACGCTCAGTTGCAAGCTGGTGCAACAGACCGGTGCCCGGGTGTTCATGGCCTGGGCCCGCCGTTTGCCCGGCACCGGCGGTTTCGAAATCCGCGTGCGCCCGGCCCACCAGGACATTCACGACAGCGATCTGGATCACGCACTGAAGGCCATGAACCAGTCCATTGAAGCGCTGATTCTGGAAGAACCCTCGCAGTATCTGTGGAGCTACAAGCGTTTTCGCCGCCAGCCCCCCGGCGGCACGCTGCCGTACTAG
- a CDS encoding TetR/AcrR family transcriptional regulator, with the protein MRVTRAQAEENRERVIETAGRLFREKGFDGVGLNDLMQAAGLTRGGFYGQFESKLDLAVRALSRAQQHNLERWRPLAEQPRQQALQNLIGGYLSRYHQQHPEDGCALAALAVDTARQPEALKEAFTDNLRTFLEFVAGLCDGDGEEQRQERAMAVLSTLVGALVLSRATDDADLARGLRRAASAAALEAGRK; encoded by the coding sequence ATGAGGGTCACTCGGGCTCAGGCCGAAGAGAACCGTGAGCGGGTCATCGAAACGGCGGGACGATTGTTCCGCGAAAAAGGGTTTGACGGTGTTGGCCTGAACGACCTGATGCAGGCGGCCGGGCTGACCCGGGGCGGATTCTACGGGCAGTTCGAGTCAAAGCTGGATCTGGCGGTGCGGGCTTTGAGCCGGGCCCAGCAGCACAATCTGGAGCGCTGGCGTCCGTTGGCGGAGCAACCCCGGCAACAGGCTTTGCAGAATCTTATCGGCGGTTATCTGTCGCGCTATCACCAACAACACCCGGAAGATGGCTGCGCTCTGGCGGCGCTGGCGGTGGACACGGCCCGCCAGCCGGAAGCATTGAAAGAGGCGTTCACCGATAACCTGCGGACCTTCCTGGAGTTCGTGGCCGGGTTGTGCGACGGCGATGGCGAGGAGCAGCGCCAGGAGCGGGCCATGGCGGTGCTGTCGACCTTGGTGGGGGCCCTGGTACTGTCCCGCGCCACCGACGATGCCGATCTGGCCCGGGGCCTGCGGCGAGCCGCATCGGCGGCGGCGCTGGAGGCGGGACGCAAGTAG
- a CDS encoding alpha/beta fold hydrolase, with protein MPSPQQPTSMPPALINAFAVPERPPLMPSELDKLSRAEKKTHSTAMGTLVSWTFGVGPRVVLVHGWSSRAAHLLGFVDPLLAAGYSVTLFDGPAHGESSGERASVVHLGEALLALAREWEPVHGVIAHSVGSAAALWAFHRGLSVHASIHLGGPVSLSAMVRQLAIGVGLDQAGTAAFEKWVEDFIGHPLAALDLEILKDGLRHPGLIVHDPEDDTVPFSAADTLHRNWPQSELIRADGLGHRRLLREPAMIGLCSDFIATAGSREMTRVNAGGEA; from the coding sequence ATGCCCTCTCCGCAACAGCCAACATCCATGCCACCGGCCCTCATCAACGCCTTCGCGGTGCCGGAGCGTCCGCCCTTGATGCCGTCGGAGCTGGACAAGCTCAGCCGTGCCGAAAAAAAAACGCACTCCACCGCCATGGGCACCCTGGTTAGCTGGACCTTCGGCGTCGGCCCCCGGGTGGTTCTGGTGCACGGTTGGAGCAGCCGCGCTGCGCACCTGCTGGGTTTCGTCGATCCGCTGCTTGCCGCCGGCTACAGTGTCACGCTGTTCGACGGCCCGGCCCACGGCGAATCCAGTGGCGAACGGGCCAGCGTGGTGCACCTGGGAGAAGCTCTGCTGGCACTGGCCCGGGAATGGGAACCGGTGCATGGCGTCATCGCCCATTCAGTGGGCTCCGCCGCGGCCCTGTGGGCGTTTCATCGCGGGCTGAGCGTTCACGCCAGTATCCATCTGGGCGGCCCCGTCTCGTTGTCGGCAATGGTGCGACAGCTGGCCATTGGCGTGGGGCTGGATCAGGCGGGCACCGCCGCTTTCGAGAAATGGGTGGAGGACTTCATCGGCCATCCGCTGGCGGCGTTGGATCTTGAAATCTTGAAGGATGGCCTGCGTCATCCCGGATTGATCGTGCATGACCCGGAAGACGACACCGTGCCGTTCAGCGCCGCCGACACCTTGCATCGAAACTGGCCGCAATCCGAGCTGATCCGTGCCGACGGGCTGGGACACCGGCGTCTGCTGCGGGAGCCCGCGATGATCGGGCTTTGCAGCGACTTCATCGCCACCGCTGGATCCCGGGAGATGACGCGGGTGAACGCGGGAGGCGAAGCGTGA